From the genome of Sulfurimonas paralvinellae:
CATATGTAACTTGATAGTTACATAATTTTTCGCTATTATATAGATATAAAATAAAATTCGAGGTAAGATTATGGATGATAAGAACGAACTGAGCGATATCGTACTCAATAAAGGCAATGCATCGGGATCCAATAAAAAGCTTATATTGGCAGTTGCGACATTAGGTGTAGTTTTAATTATCGTTGTCATGCTCATGAACTCTATGAACTCAGGGTCAAATGACAACTTACCTCAAGCCGTACTGCCGCCAAAACCTCAAAAAGAAGCAGCACAACAGACACCAAAAGATGAACCGCTTTTTGAAGAAGTTCAAGTAATGCAGGATGATGCCTCTTCAGATGCCGATTTAGATAAAATCGCGCAGAAACTAAAAGAAGAGAGTGCTGCAGAAGAAGAAAGCAGTGCAGCTGCAAAACCTGCACCTGTCGCTGTTAAACAACCTGTAAAGAAAGCTGTAAAAAAAGTGACAAAACCTGCACAAAAACCAGCTCCTGTTACACATACAGCTACTGCATCAGGCAGCTATTATATTCAGGTAGGTTCTTTTTCAAAATATAAACCAAATAAAAAATTCCTTGCTTCCATTAAAAGTTTAGGCTTAAACTATAAATTTCACAAAGTAGGAACACTGAACAAAGTACTTGTAGGTCCATTTAAAACACGTAAAGAAGCAAACAACGCAAAAAGAGTTCTCCGTGCAAAAGTGGAACCGGGCGCATTCTTAGTAAAACTGTAAAATAGAATATGATACACTCAAAACAATTTACACTCGACCAGCTTGCACCTATTGCTGTGTACTCAAAAATAAGGGAGATGTTTTCAAAAGAGATATCTTATCTTTTTGAGAGCGCAGGAGGAAGTGAAGGAAACTACTCATTTATCTGCATCGGTGCAAGAGAACGCTTGCAATACATCAACAATGAAACCGTCTATACGGATAGTAATGGGAACAAGCATACAAAAGCTGAAAACCCTTTTACTTTTTTAAAAGAGTACTATAAAAAAGTAGATACAACCATCTATAAAGAAGCGACAAAAGATCTTGGTGTCGGTTATGTTGACGGTTTTATCGGTTATATTGGTTACGATATGGTCAAAGTTTTCGAGCCAAAACTTGGAGAGAGCATGGATCATCTTGTTGATGAGCTGCACACACCGGATTTGGACCTTATCCTCCCTAAACTCGTACTAGTCTATTCTCATAAAAATCATAAGATCACCCTTGTCTCTACGCTTCAGGAGTATGCTGATAAATTTGAGACTATAGAAGCAGATCTTAAAGGGACATATACCTACAAACATAGAGTTTATAATGTTGGTAATGATGCCGGAAGCTACGCACACTCCAAAGAGAAATTTTTTGAGATGATCGACAAGTCAAAAGAGATGATAAAAAGCGGCGATGTCTTTCAGATCCTAATGACAAACCGTTTTACACGTCATATCCAAGTCGATGCTTTCTCTTTTTATAGAATCTTACGTGCAAAAAACCCCTCTCCCTATATGTTTTTAATGGAGTATGAAGATTTTAGCATTGTCGGTTCATCCCCTGAAGTCATGGTACGTCTTACCGATGGAGAGATACTCCTTCGTCCGATTGCAGGAACACGAAAACGCGGCAGTACAAAAGAGCGTGATAAAGAACTTGAGATCGAACTGCTCAATGATCCAAAAGAACTTGCAGAACATCTTATGCTCATAGACCTTGGACGTAATGATGTCGGGCGTGTGGCAAAGACAGGTACTGTAAAAGTGGAAGAGATGATGCATATAGAACGTTTTTCTCACGTGATGCATATAGTCTCTGATGTCGTAGCCGAGCTGCGTGAGGACAAAGATATGTTTGACCTTTTCATGGCGACGTTTACAGCAGGAACGATGACAGGTGCACCAAAAATTCGTGCCATGGAGCTCATTGCCGAGTATGAAGGTCTCAAACGTGGTTTTTACAGTGGTTCCATTGGTTACTTTGGATTTGATGGTAATATGGACTCTGCCATCACCATACGTACAGCACTTGTTACAAAAGACAAGGTTGTGCTTCAAGCCGGTGCCGGTGTTGTTGCAGACAGCATCAAAGAGCTTGAATACCTTGAAGTGAAAAACAAGCTTGGTGCACTTATTCACTCACTTGAAGATCTAGACAGAAAATAATGCAGCTCTTTGCTATTTTTGGAGACCCGGTAGCACATTCTCGCAGTCCACTTATGCACAATTCTGTCTTTAAACATTGTCATTATCCAGCCTGCTATACACGTGTTCATCTCAAAGATGGTACCCAGTTACGTGAAACATTTTTCAAACTCAAACTCAGCGGTGCCAATATTACAGTGCCCCATAAAGAAGCAGCCTATGCGGCGTGTGATGAGATACGCGGATTTGCAAACGATGTCGGCGTTGTCAATACCATCATCGAAGAAAATGGCAGACTTATCGGATACAATACAGATGCTGACGGTTTTTTATATGCCATCAGTGAGTTTCAAACGATTAAAAAAGTACTGATTCTCGGTGCAGGTGGAACAGCGAAAGCGCTCAGCCAAAAATTTTTACAAGAGCAAATGGAAGTCTCTGTTCTCAATCGAAGTGAGGGTCGACTTGCCTTTTTCAAAGAAAGAGGCTGTAAGACCTACACTTGGAATGATGTTCAGCTTGAAAATTATGATTTGGTAGTTAACACGACAAGTGCCGGTCTCAAAGATGAGGAGCTTCCTGCCCCCGTAGAGATCATCCAAGATCTACTTCACGCAACACGATATGCTGCTGATGCCATATATGGCAAACTAACGCCTTTTTTACAGCTGGCAAAGCAATATGGCATTACCTATAAAGATGGTGCAGATATGCTCTTAGGGCAAGGAGTTTTGGCAAATGAACTCTTTGTTCAAAACAAACTCTCAAAAAACGAGATTGAAAAGTTTATGAAAAAAAGCTTTGCACTTTAACGTGAAAAGCTAAAACCGATGGAAAATTTCGTTACCTCTCTGTTGTAATCCACTAAAGATTCAACATAACCATTAAAGAATTTTACATACAAATAGGTATCATGCGGCAGAGGATATGAATATGTTGCTTCCACTGCGCCTTTTAAACTGCTTATATTACCACGAACCATAAAAGTAAACATATGC
Proteins encoded in this window:
- a CDS encoding shikimate dehydrogenase, whose amino-acid sequence is MQLFAIFGDPVAHSRSPLMHNSVFKHCHYPACYTRVHLKDGTQLRETFFKLKLSGANITVPHKEAAYAACDEIRGFANDVGVVNTIIEENGRLIGYNTDADGFLYAISEFQTIKKVLILGAGGTAKALSQKFLQEQMEVSVLNRSEGRLAFFKERGCKTYTWNDVQLENYDLVVNTTSAGLKDEELPAPVEIIQDLLHATRYAADAIYGKLTPFLQLAKQYGITYKDGADMLLGQGVLANELFVQNKLSKNEIEKFMKKSFAL
- a CDS encoding SPOR domain-containing protein — translated: MDDKNELSDIVLNKGNASGSNKKLILAVATLGVVLIIVVMLMNSMNSGSNDNLPQAVLPPKPQKEAAQQTPKDEPLFEEVQVMQDDASSDADLDKIAQKLKEESAAEEESSAAAKPAPVAVKQPVKKAVKKVTKPAQKPAPVTHTATASGSYYIQVGSFSKYKPNKKFLASIKSLGLNYKFHKVGTLNKVLVGPFKTRKEANNAKRVLRAKVEPGAFLVKL
- a CDS encoding anthranilate synthase component I family protein; the protein is MIHSKQFTLDQLAPIAVYSKIREMFSKEISYLFESAGGSEGNYSFICIGARERLQYINNETVYTDSNGNKHTKAENPFTFLKEYYKKVDTTIYKEATKDLGVGYVDGFIGYIGYDMVKVFEPKLGESMDHLVDELHTPDLDLILPKLVLVYSHKNHKITLVSTLQEYADKFETIEADLKGTYTYKHRVYNVGNDAGSYAHSKEKFFEMIDKSKEMIKSGDVFQILMTNRFTRHIQVDAFSFYRILRAKNPSPYMFLMEYEDFSIVGSSPEVMVRLTDGEILLRPIAGTRKRGSTKERDKELEIELLNDPKELAEHLMLIDLGRNDVGRVAKTGTVKVEEMMHIERFSHVMHIVSDVVAELREDKDMFDLFMATFTAGTMTGAPKIRAMELIAEYEGLKRGFYSGSIGYFGFDGNMDSAITIRTALVTKDKVVLQAGAGVVADSIKELEYLEVKNKLGALIHSLEDLDRK